The following are encoded in a window of Sphingobium sp. AP49 genomic DNA:
- a CDS encoding SOS response-associated peptidase family protein — protein MSRLHCARASIAEIAAHFGVDPLPSVAVPEETVEGLPGLVVFEKGGRRLLRSMTWGFPRLTKDMRARGEEAGRIGLVADLTNPMWEEMVVDPRYRCLIVLTHFANPDGVPGAKTRTWFSVKRQPIIAWAGFCRNLLSEGPVYAGMTMEANAAIPPTNDRMPVLLDPHDYDAWLRGGIQDVIRFLFRPPFAAERMNVQQTEDSWRSKAPPPGTQAQALLL, from the coding sequence ATGTCACGGCTGCATTGCGCGCGAGCCAGCATCGCCGAGATCGCGGCGCATTTCGGGGTCGATCCCTTGCCGTCGGTCGCGGTGCCCGAAGAGACGGTTGAAGGGCTGCCGGGCCTGGTCGTCTTCGAGAAGGGTGGCCGGCGCTTGTTGCGGTCCATGACCTGGGGCTTTCCGCGGCTGACCAAGGATATGCGGGCACGGGGCGAAGAAGCGGGACGTATCGGCCTTGTCGCAGATCTCACCAACCCAATGTGGGAGGAGATGGTGGTCGATCCGCGCTATCGCTGCCTTATCGTGCTCACCCATTTTGCCAATCCCGATGGCGTGCCCGGTGCCAAGACCAGGACCTGGTTTTCGGTGAAGCGCCAGCCGATCATCGCCTGGGCCGGCTTCTGCCGCAATCTGCTGAGCGAGGGGCCGGTCTATGCCGGCATGACGATGGAGGCCAATGCCGCGATCCCGCCGACCAACGACCGAATGCCGGTGCTGCTCGACCCCCATGACTATGACGCCTGGCTGCGTGGCGGTATCCAGGATGTGATCCGGTTTCTGTTCCGGCCACCTTTTGCAGCCGAGCGAATGAACGTGCAGCAAACCGAGGATAGCTGGCGCAGCAAGGCACCGCCGCCCGGAACGCAGGCGCAGGCTCTTCTGCTGTAG